One genomic window of Paenisporosarcina antarctica includes the following:
- a CDS encoding YwhD family protein, translating to MANEEKPKQKLGFTIIKNDPTDGHGGFGIGSLTLEHVSPVIIDVEEKIAKIEIGAMHARSDTERGIKFTKNRVDSEGGKLFWLVWVTIDYKASGPYYAGVTGCEMVINREKRRGFKNLADHVNRMDKSMKRQIIVDHMDDASKEILRDFLQAHNSEMWVRSDEKLHSELNS from the coding sequence ATGGCAAATGAAGAAAAACCAAAACAAAAACTTGGATTTACCATAATAAAAAATGATCCAACAGATGGTCACGGCGGTTTCGGAATAGGTTCTTTAACACTTGAACATGTGTCGCCTGTCATCATTGACGTCGAGGAAAAAATAGCGAAGATTGAAATAGGTGCTATGCATGCACGAAGTGATACCGAACGAGGAATCAAATTCACAAAGAATCGTGTAGACTCTGAAGGTGGAAAATTATTTTGGCTCGTATGGGTAACCATTGATTACAAAGCGAGTGGACCTTACTACGCAGGTGTTACAGGGTGTGAAATGGTCATTAACCGTGAAAAACGCCGTGGCTTCAAAAATCTAGCAGACCATGTAAATAGAATGGACAAATCGATGAAACGCCAAATTATCGTCGATCATATGGACGATGCGTCAAAAGAAATATTGCGCGATTTTTTACAAGCACACAACTCAGAAATGTGGGTACGTAGTGATGAAAAATTGCATAGTGAATTAAATTCCTGA
- a CDS encoding 2-hydroxymuconate tautomerase, which translates to MPYVTVKMLEGRTDEQKRALVEKVTAAVVETTNAPIENVVVFIEDMPKNHYAVAGKLFSDN; encoded by the coding sequence TTGCCATATGTAACTGTAAAAATGCTCGAAGGTCGTACAGACGAACAAAAACGTGCGCTTGTAGAAAAAGTAACAGCTGCTGTTGTTGAAACAACAAATGCCCCTATTGAAAACGTAGTTGTATTCATTGAAGATATGCCAAAAAACCACTACGCAGTAGCTGGAAAATTATTTAGCGACAACTAA